TGCAAACGCATCAAGGCGCGGATAGTAACCGAATTTGGTTACGACATGTACATTCCGCCGTTCACATGCAGGGTCGTGCCGGTGATATAGCCTGCTTGCGGCGACGCCAGGAACACGACGGCATGCGCGATATCTTCCGGGCTGCCGAGACGGCCGAGCGGAATCTGCGTCTTCAGCGCGGTTTGCTGCTCTTCCGGCAGGGACTTGGTCATGTCGGTGTCGATAAAACCCGGCGCGACGCAATTCACCGTGATGCCGCGGCTGCCGATTTCGCGCGCGAGCGCACGCGTCATGCCGGCGACGCCCGCTTTCGCGGCCGCGTAGTTCGCCTGGCCCGCATTGCCGGACGAACCGACCACCGACGTGATGTTGATGATGCGACCACCTTTGGCCTTCATCATCGGGCGCAGTACCGCGCGCGACAGACGGAACACCGAACGCAGATTGGTGTCGATCACCGCGTCCCAGTCGTCATCCTTCATGCGCATGGCCAGTTGATCCTGCGTGATGCCGGCATTGTTCACCAGCACGTGCAGCGCGCCGAATTCCTTGACCGTGCCGTCGATCAATGCATCGGCCGCGGCCGCGTCGTTCACGTCGAGTACCGCGCCGCGACCGCTCACGCCGGCTGCGCTGAATGCTTCGCTGATGGCGGCCGCGCCGCTTTCGCTGGTCGCCGTGCCGATCACCGTCGCGCCCTGGCGCGCCAGTTCCATCGCGATCGCGCGGCCGATACCGCGCGATGCGCCCGTCACGATTGCGATCTGCTTGTCGAGAGTCTTTTCCATCTGTCAGTCCGAATGCCCTTCGGAGGGCTGATTGATTGCCTGATTGCCTGATTGCCGAAACGGCGTTGCGCTTGCCGGGCACGTCGCGGCCGTTCCCGGGCCTGACGCCCTCCGGCCACGCCGTACAGGGCGCGCGGCGGCGTTTAGCCTGCCGTCACGAGCTTAAGCGTTTCTTCGAGCGACGCCGGATCGAACACCGAAGCGCC
The sequence above is a segment of the Paraburkholderia sp. D15 genome. Coding sequences within it:
- the fabG gene encoding 3-oxoacyl-ACP reductase FabG translates to MEKTLDKQIAIVTGASRGIGRAIAMELARQGATVIGTATSESGAAAISEAFSAAGVSGRGAVLDVNDAAAADALIDGTVKEFGALHVLVNNAGITQDQLAMRMKDDDWDAVIDTNLRSVFRLSRAVLRPMMKAKGGRIINITSVVGSSGNAGQANYAAAKAGVAGMTRALAREIGSRGITVNCVAPGFIDTDMTKSLPEEQQTALKTQIPLGRLGSPEDIAHAVVFLASPQAGYITGTTLHVNGGMYMS